In Quercus lobata isolate SW786 chromosome 12, ValleyOak3.0 Primary Assembly, whole genome shotgun sequence, a genomic segment contains:
- the LOC115972148 gene encoding receptor-like serine/threonine-protein kinase At4g25390, which produces MPTRQISPSESQTQTAPTPITTTATKSVSSKLFPPLIASTAAFSIFLFLVVLYRKLTRRKRTTPADSDSAQPPHRFSYSVLRRATNSFADRLGQGGFGPVFSGSLKSLPIAVKVMDSGSLQGEREFHNELFFASKLQSPYLVSVLGFSSHRKRRRMLLVYELMPNGNLQDALLKTKRAELLEWRRRYDVVLDIAKGLEYLHSLDPPVIHGDIKPSNILLDRYFKAKIGDFGLAKVKSESQNQCEITVVDDGGGLEVKKDGNGVEDCGSVVEETESVTTFEDFGGPAVGQSPSPESVLRVENSVTSPETVEAVNTVVSPEKAVSPEGNLDGKGKRNGKGINSASGRRDWWWKQENGEAEIKKDYVIEWIGTEIKKERPKSDWIGASSSTSGATVKLEKNKKKNRKSLEWWVSMDEEKNAKNSKTSKRRQAREWWKEEYCEELARKNKKKGKISKHMDDNGNGNGDNWWPRDEDLYPERKKKRSRSQNSRGSSIDWWLDGLSGELFRARRNSHDSGSGGVSSTPSMRGTVCYVAPEYGGGVDISEKCDVYSYGVLLLVVIAGRRPLQVTNTPISEYQRANLLSWARQLARTGKLVDLVDKSVESLDREQALLSITVALLCLQKRPARRPSMKQVVGMLTGELEPPQLPIELSPSTPSRFPYKSHKNVR; this is translated from the coding sequence ATGCCAACTCGCCAAATCTCTCCCTCCgaatcacaaacccaaactgCACCCACACCGATCACCACCACCGCCACAAAATCAGTCTCATCTAAACTCTTCCCACCTCTCATAGCCTCCACCGCCGCTTTCTCCATCTTCTTATTCCTCGTCGTCCTCTACCGCAAACTCACCCGACGGAAACGCACCACTCCGGCAGACTCAGACTCGGCTCAGCCCCCGCACCGCTTCTCCTACTCCGTCCTCCGCCGCGCCACCAACTCCTTCGCCGACCGCCTCGGCCAAGGAGGGTTCGGCCCCGTCTTCTCCGGCTCTCTCAAATCTCTCCCCATCGCCGTCAAGGTCATGGACTCCGGTTCTCTCCAAGGCGAGCGTGAGTTTCACAACGAGCTCTTCTTTGCTTCCAAGCTCCAATCTCCTTATCTAGTTTCCGTACTGGGTTTTTCTTCCCACCGCAAACGGCGCCGTATGCTGCTCGTTTACGAGTTGATGCCGAATGGGAATCTTCAGGACGCGCTTCTGAAAACTAAAAGGGCTGAGCTTTTGGAGTGGAGGAGGCGATACGATGTCGTTCTTGATATAGCGAAGGGGCTTGAGTATTTGCATAGTTTGGATCCCCCTGTGATTCATGGGGATATTAAGCCTAGTAATATTTTGTTGGATCGGTATTTCAAGGCCAAGATTGGGGATTTTGGGCTTGCTAAAGTGAAATCGGAGAGTCAGAATCAGTGTGAGATTACGGTGGTTGATGATGGCGGAGGATTGGAGGTGAAGAAGGATGGTAATGGAGTCGAGGATTGTGGTTCAGTGGTGGAGGAGACTGAGAGCGTGACTACTTTTGAGGATTTCGGTGGTCCTGCTGTGGGTCAATCACCGTCGCCGGAGAGTGTTCTTCGGGTTGAAAATTCGGTGACTTCTCCGGAGACAGTAGAGGCGGTGAACACGGTGGTGTCACCGGAGAAGGCAGTGTCGCCGGAGGGGAATTTGGATGGTAAAGGAAAGAGGAATGGTAAAGGGATAAACAGTGCTTCGGGGAGGAGGGATTGGTGGTGGAAGCAAGAGAATGGAGAGGCGGAGATTAAGAAGGACTATGTGATAGAGTGGATTGGGACTGAGATAAAGAAAGAGAGGCCGAAGAGTGATTGGATTGGCGCTTCTTCTTCGACCAGTGGAGCAACTGTGAAGTTggagaagaacaagaagaagaacagGAAGAGTTTGGAGTGGTGGGTGTCAATGGATGAGGAAAAGAATGCAAAGAATTCGAAGACTTCGAAGCGGAGGCAGGCTAGGGAGTGGTGGAAGGAGGAGTATTGCGAAGAGCTAGCtaggaagaataaaaagaagggCAAGATAAGCAAGCATATGGACGACAATGGCAATGGAAATGGCGATAATTGGTGGCCAAGGGACGAGGATTTGTATccagagagaaagaagaagaggagccGGAGTCAGAACAGTCGGGGTAGTAGTATTGATTGGTGGTTAGACGGGCTAAGCGGTGAGCTATTTCGTGCTCGTCGCAATAGCCATGATTCGGGTAGTGGTGGTGTTAGTAGTACACCGAGTATGAGGGGAACTGTTTGTTATGTTGCCCCTGAGTATGGTGGAGGTGTGGATATATCAGAAAAGTGTGATGTATATAGTTATGGGGTCTTATTGTTAGTTGTCATTGCTGGGCGACGCCCACTTCAGGTGACGAATACGCCCATTTCAGAATACCAAAGAGCTAATCTTTTATCGTGGGCGCGCCAACTAGCCCGCACGGGGAAGCTTGTTGATTTGGTTGATAAATCTGTAGAGAGTTTGGATCGAGAACAAGCACTGCTTTCCATCACGgttgctttgctttgtttacaGAAGAGGCCTGCTCGTAGGCCTTCAATGAAACAGGTTGTGGGGATGCTTACTGGTGAGTTGGAACCACCCCAACTGCCGATTGAACTTTCCCCTTCAACTCCTTCTCGTTTTCCTTACAAGTCACATAAGAATGTTCGTTAG